Part of the Desulfolutivibrio sulfoxidireducens genome is shown below.
CATGGCGTTGACCACCAGGTCGGCCACGTGGACCACGGCCGGTTCCACGGTCCAGGCCGGACGGCCCGGGCCGTGGTGCGAACGCACGGCCCGGATCAGGTTCTCCGGGAAACGCCATCCGGACAAAAGGACCCCGCCCAGGGTCGCGTGATCGAAGCCAAAGACCTGCCGCTCGGCCAGGCAAAGAAGCATGTTCTTCCGGCGGGCCAGCCACAGGGCCCGGCCCGAGGGCCGGGGCAGGTTGCGGTACAGGACCAGCCGCCCCACGTCGTGCAAAAGCCCGGCCACGAAAAGCCGCTCCATGCCGTCCCTGCCGCAGGCGGCGCACCCGGCCAGGGCCGAGGCCGCCAGGCCGCAGGCCACGCTGTGCTTCCACACGGCCTTGACCTCGACCAACCCCGGGGGCAGGTCCCGGAAAAGCGAGACCACGGAGATGCCCAGGGCCAGGGTGGTCAGTTGGCGGCTGCCCACGATGGTCACGGCCCGGGAGAGGGTGTCCACCTTGGTCGGGAATCCGTAAAAGGCGCTGTTGACGAGCCTGAGGAGCTTGGCCGCCAGGCTTTGGTCCATGCCGATGACCCGGGCGGCGTCGCTGGCGGTGCTTACGGGGCTGTTTAAGACCTCGCAGATGCGGGCGAAGACGTCGGGCAGGGACACCAGGGCCGGGTCCGCCGCCGCGATCTCCTCGGGCGAGGGCAGGGGGCCGGTCTCGTCGTCCTGGTCGTCAGCGGGCAAAAGGGGTGCGGGGGGGTCCGGGAAGGCGGTTTTTTTGCGCACCATGGCCCTGGCCACCCGGGGCTGGCACAACCGGAACAGCTCGGCCAGGGCCGGATGCTTGATCCCGGCGAAAAGGAAGCGGGACCGCAGGTGGTCCCTGGCCGCTTCCAGGACCAGGGGATCCAGGGGCGCCTCCGGTTCCTGTCCGGCGCGCCCGCCGGTGGGCTCGACCAGGACCGAGGCCACTTGGTGGAGACGGAAAAGCCCGGCATGCCGCTTCGCAATCACCGTGCCCCGGGCGGCCACCAGGGCGCCGCCGGGACGCAGGACATCCTCGGCCAGGACCATGCCCGGCTCAAGCTGGGAAACGGGAATTTTTACATGCATCGTGTCCGGACGCGGCCCCTCCCTTGGCGGAGTCCGGCACGTGCCGCAGCCGCC
Proteins encoded:
- a CDS encoding HDOD domain-containing protein, yielding MHVKIPVSQLEPGMVLAEDVLRPGGALVAARGTVIAKRHAGLFRLHQVASVLVEPTGGRAGQEPEAPLDPLVLEAARDHLRSRFLFAGIKHPALAELFRLCQPRVARAMVRKKTAFPDPPAPLLPADDQDDETGPLPSPEEIAAADPALVSLPDVFARICEVLNSPVSTASDAARVIGMDQSLAAKLLRLVNSAFYGFPTKVDTLSRAVTIVGSRQLTTLALGISVVSLFRDLPPGLVEVKAVWKHSVACGLAASALAGCAACGRDGMERLFVAGLLHDVGRLVLYRNLPRPSGRALWLARRKNMLLCLAERQVFGFDHATLGGVLLSGWRFPENLIRAVRSHHGPGRPAWTVEPAVVHVADLVVNAMRMGSSGEIFVPPLVPEAFATLGVAPGALGEAMARVDEQVESVLAVFLPDDA